In Chryseobacterium sp., the genomic window GAAATGATGCCTAAAGACGCCATTGACAAAACCATTACGGATGTCGTTTCCCACGAGTTCTTCCACACAGTAAATCCTCTGAAAACCCATTCTGAAGAGATCCATTATTTCAATTATGCGGATCCTAAAATGTCACAGCATTTATGGATGTATGAAGGGGGAACAGAATATTTTGCCAATTTGTTCCAAATTCAGGAAGGACTGATCAATAAAGACGAGTTTTTACAGAGAATCAACGAGAAGATCACCAACTCAAAAAATTATAATGATACCATGCCGTTCACGGTGATGAGTAAAAATGTCCTGAAAGAGCCTTATAAAGATCAGTACAGAAATGTTTATGAAAAAGGAGCTCTTCTGGCCATGTGCCTGGATATTGAACTGAGAAAGCTTTCGAACGGCGAAATGGGCTATCGTGATATGATCAGAAAATTATCTCAGAGATTTGGTGAAAACAAGCCTTTCAAAGATGATAAATTAATTGATGAACTGGTAACGGTAACCGGATACCCCCAGGTAAAAGATTTTTACAACAAATATATTGCAGGAAATCAGCCTACCCCTTATGCGGAATATCTGAATATGGCGGGTGTAGAAGTACGGAAACAGGAAACTCCTCCTATTTTCTGGTTTATCAAGGACCCGAACCAAACCGGTTTTGACGATAAGGATAACGCTTTTGTTTTTGATGAAAATTCAGCATTATCTCCTTTTGCTAAGAGCATTGGATTCAAAATCACCGATAAAGTTCTTGCTCTGGACGGTAAGACCGTCAATATTAAAGAGGTACAGTCTTTTATCAGTTATACCAAAACCATTAAGGAAGGACAGAATGTTACAGTAACGGTGCTAAGGAATAACGGAGATAAGAAAGAGAAAATCAATCTCACAGGAAAAGCGATCCTGGATAAGCTGACGATGGAAATGCTTACCTATAAAGCCAATCCAAGCCCGGCAGAACTGAAACTGCAGAATCAGTGGCTGACTGGGAAGAAATAAATATAAAAGCGGGGATATTTTCCCCGCTTTTGTTTTATCATATCATAAAATTTTAACTTTTCTTAATTGTAATTCTAAAGGTGCTTCCCTTTCCTACCTCAGTCTGTGATATTTTAATATCTCCATTATGATATTCATGCACCACTCTTTTCGCCAGTGAAAGACCTAATCCCCAGCCTCTTTTTTTTGTGGAATATCCCGGTTTAAAAGCATTTCGGGCCTGCTGTTTGGTCATTCCGCTTCCCGTATCTTTAACTTCAACCAGAATATTTTTATTTCTCTCAAAAACCGACATCGTAATGTCTCCTTCTCCCTTCATGGCGTCAACAGCATTTTTTACCAGGTTTTCAATGACCCAGCTCATCAGAATTTTATTGTGGGGGACCAGCAGGGTGTAGGCAGGAAGCTGTAAAGTAAAATTAACTTTCCTGGAAATTCTGGTTTTTAAATAATCATAATTCTCCCGAATGGTCTCATTAAGATCCATATCATTCAACTCAGGAACAGAACCTATTTTTGAAAATCTTTCAGAGATTGTTCGCAGTCTCTCGATATCTTTTTCAATTTCATGCACCCCTTCCGAATCCGGAGTATCAAGCTTCATGATTTCCATCCAGCCGATCATTGAAGATAATGGAGTCCCGATCTGGTGAGCGGTCTCCTTGGCCAGACCTGCCCAAAGATATCCTTCATCAGTCTTTTTGATTGTCCTGAAAAACCAGAAAGAAAATCCAAAATAAAGCAGAATAAACAATCCTAAAATATAAGGTGAATACCGCAGGTTATTTAATAAACGTGAATTGTCATAATAAACAAACTGATTATTTCCGTCAGGCACCTTAATCTCAATAGGATCATAGTTCTTTTCCATGCTTATCATCAGATCATGCAATTTTTCTGGGTCCTTTATGCTGCTTTCCGGAATATTTCTGTAATATCCAAGATCAAGGATAGGCTTTCTGTCTTTATCTGTTACAATGAACGGAATGGTATTATTAATATTAAGAATTTCCGGCAAAAGATCCAGGACATCCGTATCGGGAGACTTTACCTCTTGCTGAATCCTTATCGCTTTAGAAAGAAGATTGATCCTTTTGATCTCTTCTTTTCTGAGAAAATTGATCAGTGTGGTGGAAGCGACTACAATGCCTACCACTAAAGCAGTCATCATAACAAAAATGATCCAGTTATTCAGTCTGGTTACTATGGATTTTCTCAAAGTATTTTTATTTTAAAACGTTCAGAATTTTCTGCAGCTCTGTATTTCCACTTCCCTGATAATTGTTGATAATAATTGAAAACACATATTTCTTACCATCTTTTGCGGTATGATATCCTGCAAAAGATTTAGTATCTCTCATGGTCCCGCTTTTCATTTTCATGCCATTCTCCTGAACCGGGAATCCATCATAATAAGCTTCAAACCATGACTGTTTTTTGGCATATAACAATGCCTGTACCTCAGCTTTCGCCGCGACATAATTCTGGGGAGAAAGCCCGCTACCGTCTGCAAAGTTGATCATATTCGGGCTGATTCCTTTTGACGTCCAGAAATCTTTCAGATAAGCGACACCGCTTTTAAAACTGGGATTGCCTTTTTTCTCTTTTCCCAGAGTTTTAATTAAAGTTTCCCCATAAAGATTGATGCTCTTTCTTAAAAACCAGTAAACAATTTTATCGAGGGTCGGAGACTGGTACGTCAGGATAATATTATTTTTAGGCGCTTTCAATATCTGTTTTCCTTCTATTTCCAGTTGTGAATTAGTCACTAGATTACCGGAAAACTCAATTCCGGATTCTTTCAGCCATTGTTTTACTTCTGCACCCAGTTGCAAAGGAGGATTAGGGGTGGAACCGGAAACTGTAACCGTTTTTCCTGCCGGAAGCATGCCGTTGATTAAAGCGACATTGGAATGAGGGGCTGTAAAGATCAGACTTTGGTCTGAACTTCCTCCTGGTTTAAGGTCATTGAGCCATTTTACGTCCTGTAACGGATAGGAAAAACTTTTAAGATCGGTTCCATTAATCGTAATATCGAATTGGTTTTCTCTCCAGTTGATCCCCCATACTCCTGCTCCATAATAGTTTCCCAGGTCATCCCAGGGCCATCCTCCCGGAATGGTCTGATGATCAAAATAGGTGTCATCAATCACCAGGTCTCCTGATATTTTGGTGATCCCGGAACTTTTAACGGCCTCTATCAATTTCTTTTTAAAATTTTCCGGTTTATACGCATCATACCGCCAGCTTCCCAAGGTAGGATCTCCGTTTGAACTGATGAAAAGGTTTCCGTTCAGCATACCGCCGGATATACTTCCGGAATAGCTTGATATTGTTGTATAAGTATAGTTTTTGCCTAACGTTTCCAGGGCTGCTCCGGCAGTGAAAATTTTTTGGGTAGAAGCAGTGGAAAGTCCTTTATTTCCCTGATATTCGTATATAAAATTGCCATTTTCATCGGAGACATAAAATGATAAACTAGAAGCTGCTGCCCCTGAAGAATCCATCAGGTCTGTGGTTGCCTTATCTAGTTTCTGAGCCATATTCTGAGCAGAAATAATCTGTACAGAAAAGGTGAGAACTGCAAGTGTTTTTTTCATTGCATTGTTGTTTATTCAAATATAAAAAAAGATTTTGCCTTCATTCAAATTCACGTGTATGATATTATAAAAGCGGATAAAACCTGTTCTAAAGCCCAATGATCATTTACTTTTTAAAATAATATTGCACCTTTCCCACAAGGTGATTCACAAGAACATCCATAATTCACAATAGCTCCAGTTTTTATCAATAGTAATATTGGTTTACCTACAAACATTAAAAACCGCTTTTCCGGATCTTTTGTGAATTCAATCCAAATAGAATGGATCTCCCATTTTTCAGCTTAATACCGTAGCAATTCATCTTGATGGATTATTCTTGAGTATGCCAGCTTATGAATAAAAAGGATGAAGAAAAAA contains:
- a CDS encoding PDZ domain-containing protein → MRKTALSLGFFAAFLANAQSIKTTIDLVNVKDDKVAVTMEFPKMKSGDVKFHFPKTVPGTYSEDDYGRFIEGIKFYDNKGKELTYTKVNDNTYSLKNAQNLNKITYLVNDSFDEEMDTSKHKAVFSPSGTDIEQGKVYMVNTHGFIGYIENMQDVPYQLVIQKPTDFYGTTALVDQDQSEATDTFTLANYAKVTDSPLMYTKPDYITFNAGGMELVLGVYSPTGKYKAADFKDNLEKMVVAQKKFLGDMNTNKKYAIMLYLSGGDSPQIKGFGALEHHESTSVVLPEMMPKDAIDKTITDVVSHEFFHTVNPLKTHSEEIHYFNYADPKMSQHLWMYEGGTEYFANLFQIQEGLINKDEFLQRINEKITNSKNYNDTMPFTVMSKNVLKEPYKDQYRNVYEKGALLAMCLDIELRKLSNGEMGYRDMIRKLSQRFGENKPFKDDKLIDELVTVTGYPQVKDFYNKYIAGNQPTPYAEYLNMAGVEVRKQETPPIFWFIKDPNQTGFDDKDNAFVFDENSALSPFAKSIGFKITDKVLALDGKTVNIKEVQSFISYTKTIKEGQNVTVTVLRNNGDKKEKINLTGKAILDKLTMEMLTYKANPSPAELKLQNQWLTGKK
- a CDS encoding HAMP domain-containing sensor histidine kinase; this encodes MRKSIVTRLNNWIIFVMMTALVVGIVVASTTLINFLRKEEIKRINLLSKAIRIQQEVKSPDTDVLDLLPEILNINNTIPFIVTDKDRKPILDLGYYRNIPESSIKDPEKLHDLMISMEKNYDPIEIKVPDGNNQFVYYDNSRLLNNLRYSPYILGLFILLYFGFSFWFFRTIKKTDEGYLWAGLAKETAHQIGTPLSSMIGWMEIMKLDTPDSEGVHEIEKDIERLRTISERFSKIGSVPELNDMDLNETIRENYDYLKTRISRKVNFTLQLPAYTLLVPHNKILMSWVIENLVKNAVDAMKGEGDITMSVFERNKNILVEVKDTGSGMTKQQARNAFKPGYSTKKRGWGLGLSLAKRVVHEYHNGDIKISQTEVGKGSTFRITIKKS
- the dacB gene encoding D-alanyl-D-alanine carboxypeptidase/D-alanyl-D-alanine-endopeptidase — translated: MKKTLAVLTFSVQIISAQNMAQKLDKATTDLMDSSGAAASSLSFYVSDENGNFIYEYQGNKGLSTASTQKIFTAGAALETLGKNYTYTTISSYSGSISGGMLNGNLFISSNGDPTLGSWRYDAYKPENFKKKLIEAVKSSGITKISGDLVIDDTYFDHQTIPGGWPWDDLGNYYGAGVWGINWRENQFDITINGTDLKSFSYPLQDVKWLNDLKPGGSSDQSLIFTAPHSNVALINGMLPAGKTVTVSGSTPNPPLQLGAEVKQWLKESGIEFSGNLVTNSQLEIEGKQILKAPKNNIILTYQSPTLDKIVYWFLRKSINLYGETLIKTLGKEKKGNPSFKSGVAYLKDFWTSKGISPNMINFADGSGLSPQNYVAAKAEVQALLYAKKQSWFEAYYDGFPVQENGMKMKSGTMRDTKSFAGYHTAKDGKKYVFSIIINNYQGSGNTELQKILNVLK